Proteins encoded by one window of Anguilla rostrata isolate EN2019 chromosome 9, ASM1855537v3, whole genome shotgun sequence:
- the zgc:153990 gene encoding max-binding protein MNT: MSASSYSPNSGIRFKRRKARFTFSEVHILLDEVRKNRHIIVGKFNRGVPTEVKKHTWAAITACINEIGECQREVIEVIKKWSDLKCDTKRKVAAIRAGAVPYRGMNSYLSRELSPIENIVHQILELDGKRGRLPTSDRNVYSGTGCREEEEGDEEEEEEAVTLGIPFSSVDNSNNGEINVPTIPLPPHPHGMPVPLSVPMSVPPSVSVPLSVPMSVPTSVSLPLPVPTSVSVPMSIPLSIPMPVSMSMPPVLLLHKEDHAVPSPVYCVRSRDTSHSPFEMQYEISYEDQELQLMDSDEEYQERALPPPNLPEDEHHPASLGHVTASATTSHPASSSSSSSGARKQSQPALSAQDKIAHCTALSIQEQHNTNVLLETVSRSLELLSESVQQLAETQQEFVHDSLQLQRETVHILRDFATGALALMHDKLNGRPAL; the protein is encoded by the exons ATGTCTGCTTCCTCCTACAGCCCCAATAGTGGCATACGCTTCAAGAGGAGAAAGGCACGCTTCACATTCAGTGAGGTCCACATCCTGCTGGATGAAGTGAGGAAGAACCGTCACATCATCGTCG GCAAGTTCAACCGAGGTGTACCAACAGAAGTAAAGAAGCACACTTgggcagcgattacagcctgCATCAACGAGATTGGAGAATGCCAACGTGAGGTCATCGAGGTTATCAAGAAATGGTCTGATCTGAAGTGTGACACTAAACGTAAGGTAGCTGCTATTCGGGCTGGGGCAGTCCCTTACAGAGGTATGAACTCTTACCTCTCCCGTGAACTCTCTCCCATTGAGAACATCGTCCACCAGATCCTAGAGCTCGATGGCAAACGTGGCAGACTGCCAACATCTGACAGGAACGTCTACTCAGGAACGGGCTgtagagaagaggaagaaggagatgaagaagaagaagaggaggctGTGACCCTAGGCATACCCTTTTCATCTGTCGACAACTCAAACAATGGCGAGATAAATGTCCCCACAATACCACTTCCTCCCCATCCCCATGGAATGCCTGTGCCCTTGTCTGTACCGATGTCTGTGCCACCGTCAGTGTCTGTACCTTTGTCCGTACCCATGTCTGTACCTACGTCAGTGTCTTTACCCTTGCCTGTGCCCacttctgtgtctgtgcctatgTCCATACCTCTGTCTATACCCATGCCAGTGTCAATGTCTATGCCCCCTGTCTTATTATTACATAAAGAGGATCATGCTGTACCCTCTCCAGTGTACTGCGTCAGATCTC GAGACACCTCCCATTCTCCTTTTGAGATGCAGTATGAAATAAGTTATGAAG ACCAGGAGCTGCAGCTGATGGACTCTGATGAGGAGTACCAGGAGAGAGCTCTGCCACCCCCGAACCTCCCAGAGGATGAGCATCACCCGGCCAGCCTAGGCCACGTCACCGCTTCAGCTACAACCAGCCATCCCGCgtcatcctcctcttcatcgTCTGGGGCCCGGAAGCAGTCGCAGCCAGCCCTGAGCGCTCAAGACAAAATAGCCCACTGTACAGCGCTCAGCATCCAGGAGCAACACAACACCAACGTTCTGCTGGAGACGGTGTCCCGCTCCCTGGAACTGCTCTCCGAGTCCGTGCAGCAGCTGGCGGAGACCCAGCAGGAGTTTGTGCACGActccctgcagctgcagagGGAGACGGTGCACATCCTGCGCGACTTTGCCACCGGAGCCCTCGCCCTCATGCACGACAAGCTCAATGGGCGGCCTGCACTGTAA